The Barnesiella propionica genome has a window encoding:
- the proS gene encoding proline--tRNA ligase, which produces MAKELKDLTKRGENYSQWYNDLVVKADLAEQSAVRGCMVIKPYGYAIWEKMQRQLDDMFKETGHVNAYFPLLIPKSFLSREAEHVEGFAKECAVVTHYRLKNAADGSGVVVDPAAKLEEELIIRPTSETIIWNTYKNWIQSYRDLPILCNQWANVFRWEMRTRLFLRTAEFLWQEGHTAHATREEAEAEARRMLDVYGDFAEKYMAVPVIKGVKSANERFAGALDTYTIEAMMQDGKALQSGTSHFLGQNFAKAFDVQFVNKNNEMEYVWATSWGVSTRLMGALIMTHSDDNGLVLPPKLAPFQVVIIPIYKNEEQLKAIDAKVAGIMERLKGMGISVKYDNADNKRPGFKFADYELKGVPVRLVMGGRDLENNTMEIMRRDTLEKETVTCEGIEIYVKKLLDEIQENIYNKALKYREGHTITVDSYEEFKEKIEDGGFILAHWDGTTETEERIKEETKATIRCIPFDGDKTPGKCMVTGKPSACRVLFARSY; this is translated from the coding sequence ATGGCAAAAGAACTGAAAGACTTGACCAAAAGAGGAGAAAATTATTCTCAATGGTATAATGATCTGGTTGTAAAAGCCGATTTGGCAGAGCAGTCGGCTGTAAGAGGATGCATGGTTATAAAACCTTATGGATATGCCATCTGGGAAAAAATGCAACGTCAACTCGATGATATGTTTAAAGAGACCGGACATGTAAATGCATATTTTCCATTACTTATTCCCAAGTCTTTTTTAAGCCGTGAGGCAGAGCATGTAGAAGGGTTTGCCAAGGAATGTGCCGTAGTGACTCATTACCGTCTGAAAAATGCGGCTGATGGTTCGGGGGTTGTAGTAGATCCTGCTGCGAAGCTGGAAGAAGAGCTAATCATTCGGCCTACTTCCGAAACGATTATTTGGAATACATATAAAAACTGGATACAGTCATACCGTGATTTACCTATTTTGTGTAATCAGTGGGCAAACGTTTTCCGTTGGGAAATGCGTACCCGCCTCTTCCTGCGTACGGCCGAGTTTTTATGGCAGGAAGGACATACGGCCCATGCCACCCGTGAAGAAGCCGAGGCAGAAGCCCGTCGCATGCTGGATGTTTACGGCGATTTTGCCGAGAAATATATGGCTGTTCCCGTTATAAAGGGAGTTAAGTCAGCCAACGAACGTTTTGCCGGAGCCCTCGATACCTATACGATCGAGGCAATGATGCAGGATGGTAAAGCATTACAGTCAGGTACGTCGCATTTCCTGGGACAGAATTTTGCAAAGGCGTTCGATGTTCAGTTTGTAAATAAAAATAACGAGATGGAATATGTATGGGCTACTTCGTGGGGCGTTTCCACGCGGTTAATGGGAGCTCTTATCATGACTCATAGCGATGATAACGGTTTGGTTTTGCCTCCTAAATTAGCTCCTTTCCAGGTAGTGATCATTCCTATCTACAAGAATGAAGAGCAATTGAAAGCAATCGATGCCAAAGTTGCAGGTATTATGGAGCGTCTCAAGGGTATGGGAATCTCTGTAAAATATGATAATGCCGATAATAAACGTCCCGGATTTAAATTCGCCGATTATGAATTGAAGGGTGTTCCCGTACGTTTGGTAATGGGAGGACGTGACCTGGAAAATAATACGATGGAAATTATGCGCCGTGATACGTTGGAGAAAGAGACGGTTACTTGTGAGGGCATAGAAATATATGTAAAAAAACTGTTGGATGAAATACAGGAAAATATATATAATAAAGCGCTTAAATACCGGGAAGGACATACGATTACAGTAGATTCTTATGAAGAATTTAAGGAAAAGATAGAAGACGGAGGTTTTATCCTTGCCCATTGGGACGGGACTACCGAAACAGAAGAGCGTATCAAAGAAGAAACAAAAGCTACGATACGTTGCATACCGTTCGACGGAGATAAGACACCCGGAAAATGTATGGTAACGGGCAAGCCTTCCGCTTGTCGCGTGCTGTTCGCACGTTCCTACTAG
- a CDS encoding TonB-dependent receptor domain-containing protein, which produces MKTIIRGFITYIIFWGATSFATAQNTNCTIKGQVIENTHQDKLPYATISVETKDKKVIKRLACDGNGFFSVNLPADSTYIFNISSIGYTTARETVKIAAREKRKNLDKIILQEGNELAEAVVEAQKPLIKSDIDKITYNMDADPEAISSNLLDMLRKVPMITVDAEENVQLNGQSNYKILMNGKSSSMLSGKNLKDVLKGIPANTVKNIEVITNPSSKYEAEGVGGIINIVTTRKELSGIVGSIGLYGDIRGGVSGNAYISSQINKFTISGNYYGGRYVSGSGDGYWSERENLLSDEFRYNRTDSKSKYNGYNNYLALEASYELDSLNLFSFSTNGYIGNYTNNITQFTTEKNKDYETSREFRNILESENGYGSVSANLDYQHTFNKKDKTLTASYKIDYNPRNSKNNNNIENILNYTPYLQHSKNDASGTEHTLQIDYYDPITEMHQVEGGAKYIIRKNISNSDILLWENDSWLSRPDKINDLDYTQNILGIYGGYVFKYKKTGAKAGFRMEATWNSGVSKRGEERLSDFGNDLFNVIPYVSFSWKLTETQNLKVSYTQRLQRPGIWYLNPYVDDSDPMNISYGNPGLKSEIIHSPSIEYSLFSGKINLNTSWNSQFRNNGIERITYINAQGVKSSTYENIGKRQDHKLNVYISGSFIPKITLYSNLSGGYTDIVSTGENKLHNYGFTYNGFIGVRWTAWKGGSISGSFGFGSPWIMLQGKSGSYYYSSFGVSQNLLKDKLRINLYVNDPFCKFKKTTSRYEDETFNQKTVYRQRRQQISLGLSYSFGKMNVAVKKARRGIKNDDVTGGGQKSGGEGK; this is translated from the coding sequence ATGAAAACAATTATCAGAGGATTCATCACATACATTATATTTTGGGGGGCGACTTCCTTTGCTACTGCACAAAACACAAATTGCACGATCAAAGGACAGGTAATTGAAAATACCCATCAGGACAAGCTCCCTTATGCCACCATAAGTGTGGAAACAAAAGATAAGAAAGTAATAAAAAGGCTGGCTTGTGACGGGAACGGTTTTTTCTCTGTAAATCTTCCGGCAGATTCGACTTATATTTTTAATATATCTTCTATCGGTTACACAACAGCACGAGAAACAGTGAAAATAGCCGCCAGAGAAAAAAGAAAAAATCTGGACAAAATAATTTTACAGGAAGGAAATGAACTGGCGGAGGCTGTAGTTGAGGCACAAAAACCTCTTATCAAGAGCGATATAGATAAAATAACCTATAATATGGACGCCGATCCTGAAGCGATAAGCAGCAATCTGCTGGATATGCTGCGTAAAGTTCCTATGATTACTGTCGATGCAGAAGAGAACGTACAACTGAACGGACAAAGTAATTACAAAATATTGATGAACGGGAAAAGCTCTTCCATGTTATCGGGTAAAAACCTGAAAGATGTATTGAAAGGCATTCCAGCCAACACAGTCAAGAACATTGAGGTTATAACTAATCCTTCTTCGAAATATGAAGCCGAAGGAGTCGGAGGGATTATCAATATCGTCACCACCCGTAAAGAATTGTCGGGAATAGTGGGAAGCATAGGATTATACGGAGACATACGAGGCGGTGTATCCGGTAATGCATATATTTCTTCCCAAATCAATAAATTCACCATTTCGGGAAATTATTATGGAGGCAGATATGTATCCGGATCAGGAGACGGTTATTGGAGTGAACGGGAAAATCTTCTGTCGGACGAGTTCCGGTATAACCGAACGGACAGCAAATCCAAATATAACGGATATAATAATTATCTGGCCCTTGAAGCCAGTTATGAACTCGACTCGCTGAACCTTTTTTCTTTTTCGACCAATGGATATATAGGTAATTATACCAATAATATTACACAATTCACCACAGAAAAAAATAAAGATTACGAGACTTCCCGGGAGTTCAGGAACATACTGGAAAGCGAAAACGGATACGGCTCGGTATCGGCTAATCTGGATTACCAGCATACGTTCAATAAAAAAGATAAGACACTCACAGCATCTTACAAAATCGATTATAATCCCAGAAACTCAAAGAACAATAACAATATAGAAAACATACTGAATTATACTCCTTATTTGCAACACAGCAAAAATGACGCCAGCGGCACGGAACATACCTTACAGATCGATTATTACGACCCTATTACCGAAATGCACCAGGTGGAAGGAGGGGCTAAATACATTATCCGTAAAAATATAAGCAACAGCGATATATTATTATGGGAAAACGATAGCTGGCTTTCAAGACCCGACAAAATAAACGACCTGGATTACACTCAGAACATACTGGGCATTTACGGAGGATATGTATTTAAATATAAAAAAACAGGGGCTAAAGCCGGATTCCGCATGGAGGCGACCTGGAACAGTGGCGTTTCCAAAAGAGGAGAAGAACGGTTATCCGATTTCGGTAACGACCTGTTCAACGTGATCCCGTACGTATCATTCTCCTGGAAATTAACCGAAACGCAAAATCTGAAAGTATCTTACACTCAGCGTTTACAACGTCCGGGTATCTGGTATCTCAATCCTTATGTAGACGACTCGGACCCGATGAATATTTCATATGGTAATCCTGGTCTGAAATCGGAAATCATTCATTCGCCCAGTATCGAATACAGCCTGTTCTCCGGAAAAATAAATCTGAATACCTCCTGGAACAGCCAATTCAGGAACAACGGCATAGAACGGATAACATATATTAACGCACAGGGGGTAAAGTCTTCGACATACGAAAATATAGGAAAACGGCAGGACCATAAACTCAATGTTTACATCTCAGGTTCTTTCATTCCCAAAATCACCCTCTACAGTAATCTCAGCGGCGGATATACCGATATTGTTTCCACAGGAGAAAATAAACTCCATAATTACGGATTTACCTACAACGGATTTATCGGCGTACGCTGGACTGCCTGGAAAGGAGGTTCTATTTCGGGAAGTTTCGGATTCGGCTCTCCGTGGATCATGCTGCAAGGAAAATCCGGCAGTTATTATTACAGTTCATTCGGTGTCAGCCAAAACCTGCTGAAAGACAAATTACGCATAAATCTTTATGTAAATGATCCGTTCTGCAAATTTAAAAAGACGACTTCCCGGTATGAAGACGAAACTTTCAATCAGAAGACTGTTTATAGGCAGCGACGTCAGCAAATAAGCCTCGGCCTAAGTTATTCTTTCGGAAAAATGAATGTCGCCGTAAAAAAAGCTCGTCGCGGCATAAAAAACGATGATGTTACAGGAGGGGGACAAAAAAGCGGCGGAGAAGGAAAATAA
- a CDS encoding GEVED domain-containing protein yields the protein MKKIFSILFVCLFAIGNLYSQKVVSTPAGYKVSGHDTKFYKNTPSGERMHFAPQEVTPEELLACPENSVHSGEFDVDADYSGFQSSDQGRPLATKFYQSFSGCYYAVNGIRFMGIFNFYNEEGDWVPCERDLSQPLRFSVEFYRNKDGYPGDLVYKEEIALMANSIGVTYGEYDIYEFTTSLKEVVKMENGFLSVSLLPGQSPANCWFALLANSSVPGYGLLQMGSSEDYMVAALPVTYCLLGNGDVLGKKALKINRILSPSSTSEDKYEKVQVEVLNIGSDNIDDATLELWADNERVATEKIHATIKSQETYKYTFEKRVDCSSTGVHHFEIKNVTPGDEKIVDDYYKFTTTKGTEGEICESGAEDIYEYISQVTIGDIDNTSEKSSYSDYSDMKTKILPGESLLLTVKTKNAYGDYIGVWVDWNGNGSFNDSGDFMSYVIKDTLTINIPQNVTVTPGEKRLRIVLSYDTPTPCGSYAYGETEDYTLIVERPESSPAFSVDTKYIDATIKGYESKSNDIVIKNDNNTDMSGTVNIKYALPYSPNNRHITKATPVEAKQYKPKMSKRVAINRAPSAQPETQFVLNYDKENYTAVGLSSGTEATYATYYPGEMLANLKGMTISSVDVFVEDASEYSSIVIYGEKSQLTNGELITEQTFVPVPKSWNHIVLENPVTLSDKDLWIGAKFKGFKPNSYQIGSDAGPAIRGFGDIVNVGGSTWWSLADLGMDSNNSLRANITGERTPAISWLTADKSGYSITGANSETVKLTMNATDLKTTLYEAIVEITSNDILNQSVKIPVYLNSDQNSGVENTQYDIVGVYPNPANDYITVPGDVAGIYVFNLTGNIVKAVTSSVNNGVIDIKDLNEGIYIISVIYKDNTRKNQKFSVIR from the coding sequence ATGAAAAAAATTTTCTCAATCCTTTTTGTGTGTCTGTTTGCAATCGGAAACCTATATAGCCAAAAGGTAGTCAGTACTCCGGCGGGTTATAAAGTCTCCGGGCATGATACAAAATTTTACAAAAACACACCGTCTGGTGAAAGAATGCATTTTGCGCCTCAGGAAGTTACTCCGGAAGAGTTATTAGCTTGTCCCGAAAATTCGGTACACAGTGGAGAATTCGATGTTGATGCCGATTATTCAGGTTTTCAAAGTTCGGACCAAGGCAGGCCTTTAGCGACAAAATTCTACCAATCGTTCTCGGGTTGTTACTATGCGGTAAACGGAATACGTTTTATGGGTATATTCAACTTCTATAATGAAGAAGGAGACTGGGTACCTTGCGAAAGAGACCTGAGCCAGCCTTTAAGATTCTCTGTAGAATTTTACCGGAATAAAGACGGATACCCCGGGGACTTAGTTTATAAGGAAGAAATAGCTCTTATGGCAAACTCTATAGGTGTAACTTACGGAGAATATGATATATATGAATTTACAACTTCTCTTAAAGAAGTCGTAAAAATGGAAAACGGATTCCTCTCTGTTTCCTTGCTTCCGGGCCAATCTCCCGCCAACTGCTGGTTCGCATTACTGGCCAACAGCTCGGTACCGGGATACGGACTTTTACAAATGGGAAGCAGCGAAGACTATATGGTAGCTGCATTACCCGTTACTTACTGTTTATTAGGCAATGGAGATGTCCTGGGCAAAAAAGCTCTTAAAATCAACCGTATATTAAGTCCTTCTTCCACCAGCGAAGATAAATATGAAAAAGTACAGGTAGAAGTACTGAATATAGGTTCAGACAACATAGATGACGCCACCCTGGAATTATGGGCGGATAACGAGCGTGTCGCTACAGAAAAAATACATGCAACTATCAAAAGCCAGGAAACTTATAAATATACATTCGAAAAACGGGTAGATTGCTCCAGTACCGGAGTTCACCATTTCGAAATAAAGAATGTAACCCCAGGGGATGAGAAAATAGTGGACGATTACTATAAATTCACTACGACAAAAGGTACGGAAGGCGAGATTTGCGAATCGGGGGCTGAAGATATTTATGAATATATATCGCAGGTAACTATCGGGGACATCGATAATACATCAGAAAAATCTTCATACAGCGATTATTCCGATATGAAAACCAAAATCTTACCGGGAGAAAGTCTCTTATTAACAGTTAAGACTAAAAACGCATACGGGGATTATATAGGCGTATGGGTAGATTGGAACGGAAACGGATCTTTCAATGATAGCGGAGACTTCATGTCTTATGTTATAAAAGATACACTGACGATAAATATTCCCCAAAACGTAACTGTCACTCCGGGAGAAAAAAGACTCCGTATCGTTCTCAGCTACGATACTCCTACCCCGTGCGGTTCTTATGCTTACGGAGAAACCGAAGATTACACCCTGATCGTAGAACGTCCGGAATCGTCACCGGCATTCAGCGTAGATACGAAATATATCGACGCCACCATAAAAGGCTATGAAAGTAAAAGCAACGACATAGTGATAAAGAACGACAACAATACCGACATGTCAGGCACGGTCAATATCAAATATGCACTGCCTTACTCTCCTAACAACCGGCACATAACCAAAGCTACTCCGGTAGAAGCGAAACAGTATAAACCGAAAATGAGTAAACGCGTTGCGATCAATCGTGCACCGTCCGCACAGCCGGAAACACAGTTTGTCCTGAACTATGATAAAGAAAATTATACTGCGGTAGGTTTGTCGAGCGGAACCGAAGCTACTTATGCAACATATTATCCCGGAGAAATGCTGGCCAATCTGAAAGGTATGACCATCAGCAGCGTGGATGTGTTCGTAGAGGATGCATCGGAATACAGCTCTATCGTTATCTATGGTGAAAAGAGCCAACTCACTAACGGGGAACTGATCACGGAACAGACTTTCGTTCCAGTACCGAAATCGTGGAATCATATCGTTCTTGAAAATCCCGTAACCCTATCGGACAAAGACTTATGGATAGGAGCCAAATTCAAAGGCTTCAAGCCAAACTCATATCAGATAGGTTCTGATGCCGGTCCTGCTATAAGAGGCTTCGGAGACATTGTAAATGTAGGCGGAAGCACATGGTGGTCGCTCGCTGATTTGGGAATGGACAGTAATAATAGCCTGAGAGCAAATATAACAGGCGAAAGAACTCCTGCTATCAGTTGGTTGACAGCCGACAAATCGGGCTACAGTATAACCGGAGCGAACAGTGAAACGGTGAAATTGACTATGAATGCAACAGATCTGAAAACAACATTGTACGAAGCTATTGTTGAAATCACCAGCAACGACATATTGAACCAGTCGGTAAAAATTCCGGTTTACCTGAACAGCGACCAAAATTCAGGTGTGGAAAATACCCAATACGATATCGTAGGAGTATATCCCAATCCTGCAAACGATTATATCACTGTTCCGGGCGATGTAGCCGGTATATACGTATTCAACCTGACCGGGAATATTGTAAAAGCGGTTACCTCCAGTGTGAATAACGGAGTTATCGATATAAAAGACCTGAACGAAGGTATCTATATTATCAGTGTCATTTATAAAGATAACACTCGTAAGAACCAGAAATTCTCAGTCATACGGTAA
- a CDS encoding GntR family transcriptional regulator: MKFKENQTIYLQISERICDEILLGKYLEESRIPSVREYAALVEVNANTVMRSYEFLQQQDIIYNKRGIGFFVSPGSKEQIIKFRRHEFMKNELERFFMQLYTLDISMEEIEKLYRQFTEKLPTSKYKQS; this comes from the coding sequence ATGAAATTTAAAGAAAACCAAACGATATACCTGCAAATAAGCGAACGGATATGTGACGAGATACTTTTGGGCAAATACCTGGAAGAAAGCCGTATTCCATCGGTCCGTGAATATGCCGCATTGGTGGAGGTCAATGCAAATACCGTAATGCGTTCTTATGAATTCCTGCAACAACAAGATATTATATACAATAAACGCGGCATAGGTTTTTTCGTCTCACCGGGTTCTAAAGAACAAATTATAAAATTCCGCCGGCATGAATTTATGAAAAACGAGCTGGAAAGATTCTTCATGCAACTTTACACGCTCGACATTTCTATGGAAGAAATAGAAAAACTTTATCGACAATTTACCGAAAAATTACCAACTTCTAAATACAAACAATCATGA
- a CDS encoding OmpA family protein yields MKKISLVTVVAAFLFQAYPVSGQNVFEKGASAVKGWFSGLKKNNVVEEHPDIFEFTIDQNLVVPETGQYSDQIRSAQDREIKRLQKIKNITLATLRGGEVIRITIPMSQLFFPNDTVLNAKSDLVLRPYLPYMRVPDYYHILLVAHSDDTGSESYLMQLSSARANAVFDWFKNNGGNVDYLVPYGVGGYDPLKKNDSMDNRADNRRLEIYLIPAEEMILQAKKGLL; encoded by the coding sequence ATGAAAAAAATTAGTTTGGTAACCGTTGTGGCTGCTTTTCTGTTTCAGGCATATCCCGTTTCAGGGCAAAATGTATTTGAAAAGGGAGCGTCAGCTGTAAAAGGTTGGTTTTCGGGATTAAAAAAAAATAATGTAGTAGAAGAACATCCCGATATTTTTGAATTTACGATCGATCAGAATCTGGTAGTACCGGAAACAGGTCAATACTCCGACCAGATACGGTCGGCTCAGGACCGGGAAATAAAACGGTTGCAAAAGATAAAGAATATCACACTGGCTACTTTAAGAGGAGGTGAGGTAATACGTATTACGATACCCATGTCCCAGTTATTTTTTCCTAACGATACAGTATTGAATGCCAAGTCCGATCTGGTCTTACGACCTTATCTGCCCTATATGAGAGTACCGGATTATTATCATATACTTTTGGTAGCTCACAGTGACGATACCGGTTCCGAATCTTATCTTATGCAATTGAGTTCTGCACGGGCAAATGCCGTTTTTGATTGGTTTAAGAATAATGGAGGTAATGTTGATTATCTCGTTCCTTACGGAGTAGGGGGATACGATCCTTTAAAGAAAAATGACTCTATGGATAACCGGGCCGATAACCGCCGGCTTGAAATATACCTTATACCGGCAGAGGAGATGATCTTGCAGGCTAAAAAAGGATTGTTGTAA
- a CDS encoding LruC domain-containing protein: MKQVFFLLIGILLLNSCSEKDISVNSDGSADKKAGTDFSFQTTQNNRLNIYAVNANGSYAAGIPVLIYIENPYTEEGTRKNGISPIAFGVTDKNGKWDAQINKLPYNSQLYILTDYAGFGGMQICNADNNNDIILQGTADNTRLKTKLPAKNEEKESYNGILVNRAMNLYTYWESSDMDKNGILSNSHPLIEYETLSAEFLNLVNAWYPEKKNVQDEKFLTDPQFCTDMEVKDENGCEIWVTYIGDGGFSNANPQIKNMLAYYQYNKNHSSLNQPSDSRDLHKTLIFHNTNAKEARTGCKVQLLYWDGEKYVKAFPKGTHIGWCLIQEGYNKNSYNTSALSNVDYYRFSTLELSTVGKVKTTQGIARWNQTYNCNIVGMENREKDHRAYDGDYNDVLFRVTSNPIIKPDAVIPPVDDDSKDETCETGVHGTLAFEDMWPHKQDWDHNDLVADYSYLFTQNATTAQISAITVDVNIRAIGAARTNGFGIELPVNTSNIHSIEGATLETGTDKATVIIYEDTREAFNGLTGIINTYSHMLSHLSTGVKRVKVYLKHPVSNISFSQFNPFIFVGIRTNEIHLADYKPTDKAQVRFGTNDDATDGINTFYKTNNNHTWGLDIPRLNAEAPGWKYPEENISIEIAYPKYEDWAGNDGKINHTWYENPLETYIYHPKEQ, from the coding sequence ATGAAACAGGTGTTTTTTCTGTTAATCGGAATTCTTCTTTTGAATTCATGTAGTGAAAAAGACATAAGTGTTAATTCGGACGGATCTGCCGACAAAAAAGCCGGCACTGATTTTTCTTTTCAAACAACTCAAAACAATAGGTTAAACATATATGCTGTCAATGCTAACGGCAGCTATGCAGCGGGAATTCCGGTATTGATTTATATAGAAAATCCGTATACCGAAGAAGGAACCAGAAAAAACGGCATATCTCCTATCGCTTTCGGCGTAACGGATAAAAACGGTAAATGGGATGCGCAAATAAATAAACTTCCCTACAATTCACAATTATATATACTGACCGATTACGCAGGTTTCGGCGGTATGCAAATCTGTAACGCAGATAATAATAACGACATAATTTTACAAGGTACGGCAGACAATACGAGACTGAAAACAAAATTACCGGCGAAAAATGAGGAAAAAGAAAGCTACAACGGAATTCTGGTAAACCGGGCCATGAATCTTTATACGTATTGGGAATCTTCCGATATGGATAAAAACGGAATATTGTCAAACTCCCATCCGCTGATAGAATATGAAACTTTATCTGCCGAATTTCTCAATCTGGTAAACGCATGGTACCCCGAAAAGAAAAACGTTCAGGATGAAAAGTTCCTCACCGACCCGCAGTTTTGTACCGACATGGAAGTGAAAGACGAGAACGGATGTGAAATATGGGTAACTTATATCGGAGACGGAGGATTCAGCAATGCTAATCCCCAGATAAAAAATATGCTGGCTTACTATCAATATAATAAAAACCACAGTTCGCTTAATCAACCTTCGGACTCTAGAGATTTACATAAAACCCTGATTTTCCACAATACGAATGCCAAAGAAGCGAGAACAGGATGCAAAGTACAATTATTATACTGGGACGGAGAAAAATATGTAAAAGCATTCCCGAAAGGCACACATATAGGATGGTGTCTCATTCAGGAGGGATATAACAAAAACAGTTACAACACATCTGCCCTATCCAACGTAGATTATTACCGTTTCTCTACGCTTGAACTATCAACGGTCGGAAAAGTCAAAACGACACAGGGTATTGCCCGATGGAACCAAACTTACAATTGTAATATTGTGGGAATGGAAAACAGGGAAAAAGACCACAGAGCCTACGACGGGGATTATAACGATGTTTTGTTCCGCGTTACCTCCAATCCGATTATAAAGCCCGATGCCGTCATTCCTCCGGTTGACGATGATTCCAAAGACGAGACCTGCGAAACAGGAGTACACGGAACTTTAGCTTTTGAAGATATGTGGCCTCACAAACAAGATTGGGACCATAACGACCTTGTTGCAGACTATAGTTATTTGTTTACGCAAAATGCTACTACAGCACAAATTTCAGCGATAACCGTAGATGTGAATATAAGAGCTATCGGTGCTGCCCGAACAAATGGCTTCGGGATAGAGTTACCGGTCAACACGTCCAATATACACAGTATTGAAGGAGCAACTTTAGAAACCGGAACCGATAAGGCGACTGTCATCATTTATGAAGATACAAGAGAAGCTTTCAATGGGCTAACCGGTATCATCAACACATATTCACACATGCTTTCACATTTGTCCACAGGAGTTAAACGGGTAAAAGTATATTTAAAACATCCGGTTTCAAACATCTCCTTTTCACAATTCAATCCCTTTATTTTTGTAGGAATTCGTACCAATGAAATACATTTGGCGGATTACAAGCCTACAGATAAAGCTCAAGTGAGATTCGGAACCAATGATGATGCGACAGACGGCATCAACACTTTTTATAAAACCAATAATAATCATACCTGGGGATTAGATATTCCACGTCTCAACGCCGAGGCGCCGGGATGGAAATATCCGGAAGAAAACATCTCTATAGAAATAGCTTATCCCAAATATGAAGACTGGGCCGGAAACGATGGGAAAATCAACCATACCTGGTATGAAAATCCACTGGAAACATACATTTATCATCCGAAAGAACAATAA
- a CDS encoding ABC transporter ATP-binding protein, which yields MLIIKDLTFSYKKGKKNLFEHLNFQITPGRVYGLLGKNGVGKSTLLYFMSGLMFPQKGEVLYDGIKVAKRLPQTLQDIFLVPEEFSLPAVSIETFVKRNRVFYPNFDMAQFEEYLNVFELEKVSNLSKTSMGQKKKYLVSFALASNTPLLLMDEPTNGMDIPSKSQFRKVIAKGMNENKSVIISTHQVRDLENMIDQITILSDSHILLNETIEEIGNKLLFVTSNDKDDLDGCLFQTSTIHGYSGIQLNNDKENSSIDMEMLFNCTITKPEEIKEIFKK from the coding sequence ATGCTCATTATCAAAGACCTGACATTCAGTTACAAAAAAGGGAAAAAGAACCTTTTTGAACATCTTAATTTCCAGATAACTCCAGGACGCGTATACGGTTTACTGGGGAAAAACGGCGTCGGAAAGTCCACGCTGCTCTATTTTATGAGCGGACTTATGTTTCCACAAAAAGGGGAAGTATTATACGATGGCATCAAAGTAGCAAAACGCCTTCCACAAACTCTACAGGATATTTTCCTGGTTCCGGAAGAATTTTCCTTGCCGGCAGTTTCCATAGAAACATTTGTAAAACGAAACCGGGTTTTTTATCCGAATTTCGACATGGCACAATTCGAGGAATATTTGAATGTATTCGAACTTGAAAAAGTAAGCAATCTTTCCAAAACATCTATGGGACAAAAGAAAAAATATCTGGTAAGTTTTGCTCTGGCGAGCAACACACCTTTGCTCCTTATGGACGAACCTACCAACGGAATGGACATCCCGTCAAAAAGCCAGTTCAGGAAAGTAATAGCCAAAGGTATGAATGAAAACAAAAGTGTTATCATATCCACCCACCAGGTCCGCGATCTCGAGAACATGATAGACCAGATAACCATTCTTAGCGATAGTCATATCTTGTTGAACGAAACGATAGAAGAAATAGGAAATAAACTTCTCTTCGTAACCAGTAATGATAAAGACGATCTCGACGGCTGTCTTTTTCAGACTTCAACTATACACGGGTATAGCGGAATACAGCTTAATAACGATAAAGAGAATTCATCGATAGATATGGAAATGCTTTTCAACTGTACTATTACAAAACCCGAAGAAATAAAAGAAATTTTTAAAAAATAA